One genomic window of Polyangium aurulentum includes the following:
- the pseB gene encoding UDP-N-acetylglucosamine 4,6-dehydratase (inverting) — protein sequence MTRKLAFGEKLPDLDGKVVLVTGGTGSFGTAMVRRLLDEYSPRKVIVFSRDEQKHYQMGQQLDDGRVRFFVGDVRDKDRLRRAFEGVNVVFHAAAMKHVPLAEYNPIEAIRTNISGAENVIDAALERNVELVVALSTDKAVSPVNLYGATKLCMERLFVAANSYRGTHGTRFTVVRYGNVVGSKGSVVPLFLAQKPKGEITLTDPRMTRFWITMDLALDLCLHAAACGKGGEVFVPQIPATDLATLAEAIAPECNKKIMGIRPGEKLHETLITPDEARQVVEVDRTYVIEPSFPWWGGSAHEGRRVPEDFSYTSANAPERLGVDAVRAMLGRLGFLPGSPAA from the coding sequence GTGACACGCAAGCTCGCGTTCGGAGAGAAACTGCCCGATCTCGACGGCAAGGTCGTGCTCGTGACGGGCGGCACGGGTTCGTTCGGCACCGCCATGGTGCGGCGGCTGCTCGACGAGTACTCGCCCCGCAAGGTCATCGTCTTCAGCCGCGACGAGCAGAAGCACTACCAGATGGGGCAGCAGCTCGACGACGGGCGCGTGCGCTTCTTCGTGGGCGACGTGCGCGACAAGGACCGGCTGCGCCGCGCCTTCGAGGGCGTGAACGTCGTCTTCCACGCCGCGGCGATGAAGCACGTGCCGCTCGCCGAGTACAACCCCATCGAGGCGATCCGCACCAACATCAGCGGCGCCGAGAACGTCATCGACGCGGCGCTCGAGCGCAACGTCGAGCTCGTCGTGGCGCTCTCCACGGACAAGGCCGTGAGCCCGGTGAACCTCTACGGCGCGACGAAGCTGTGCATGGAGCGGCTCTTCGTCGCGGCCAACAGCTACCGCGGCACGCACGGCACGCGCTTCACGGTGGTGCGCTACGGCAACGTCGTCGGCAGCAAGGGCTCGGTCGTGCCGCTCTTCCTCGCGCAGAAGCCCAAAGGCGAGATCACGCTGACCGACCCGCGCATGACGCGGTTCTGGATCACGATGGATCTGGCCCTCGATCTCTGCCTGCACGCGGCCGCGTGCGGCAAGGGCGGCGAGGTGTTCGTGCCCCAGATCCCGGCGACGGATCTCGCGACGCTCGCGGAGGCGATCGCGCCCGAGTGCAACAAGAAGATCATGGGCATCCGGCCCGGCGAGAAGCTGCACGAGACGCTGATCACCCCGGACGAGGCGAGGCAGGTGGTGGAGGTCGATCGCACCTACGTCATCGAGCCCAGCTTTCCGTGGTGGGGCGGCTCCGCGCACGAGGGCCGCCGCGTGCCCGAGGACTTCAGCTACACGAGCGCGAACGCGCCGGAGCGGCTCGGCGTGGACGCCGTGCGGGCCATGCTCGGGCGCCTCGGCTTCTTGCCGGGCTCGCCCGCGGCCTAG
- a CDS encoding lipopolysaccharide biosynthesis protein, with translation MTREPAAPVEGDSPAPGGAAERGAPPAPSIKRLFANATIYGVGQTLASLLTLATDPLLSYLLTRADFGLIGLTRTTSNLLTNAYRLGLDGATSRIYYDVEHDEGEQRRAIGTINAFLLGWVVLLSLGQELFGPAIYERAFDGLPYAPYGRLVAYGLACNTLIGVAQTVWSAQERAARVVGLRLVAALLTNAVMFALLLGPKLGVLSVLIAQAVAPTILLWVHMRFAWGRFGFAWDPATLRRAFAFGLPMIVHLTSHWALDAADRIMIERYLGRDAVGLYTVAYGSTSTLLMVNGSVNSAYVPQFMRAQGKPGQEGFIARAITYMLLSVIAATLGFVIFAPTVIRALYAARFAEAAPLTSILALAAPLHALYLVYVNGLFHGNRTRMVPVFTLTAGLVNVGLNALWIPRLGIAGAAWATLAGYAALAGLFRLGATTVLPIPLERGRLLRLAGVFILIAALGVLVDGRLPLALELGAKVALALAAPFLLLLSGFLTAEERAVVQTRIKAVLAKVRS, from the coding sequence GTGACACGCGAGCCTGCCGCGCCCGTCGAAGGCGACTCTCCGGCCCCCGGGGGCGCGGCCGAGCGCGGCGCGCCCCCCGCCCCGAGCATCAAGCGCCTGTTCGCGAACGCGACGATCTACGGCGTGGGGCAGACGCTCGCCTCGCTCCTGACCCTCGCGACCGATCCGCTGCTCTCCTACCTGCTCACGCGCGCAGATTTCGGCCTCATCGGCCTCACGCGCACGACGAGCAACCTGCTCACGAACGCCTACCGGCTCGGCCTCGATGGGGCGACCAGCCGCATCTACTACGACGTCGAGCACGACGAGGGCGAGCAGCGCAGGGCGATCGGCACCATCAACGCCTTCCTGCTCGGATGGGTCGTGCTCCTGTCGCTCGGCCAGGAGCTCTTCGGGCCCGCGATCTACGAGCGCGCCTTCGACGGGCTCCCGTACGCGCCTTACGGCCGCCTCGTGGCGTACGGGCTCGCGTGCAACACGCTCATCGGCGTCGCGCAGACGGTGTGGAGCGCGCAGGAGCGCGCGGCGCGCGTGGTGGGGCTTCGGCTGGTCGCGGCGCTCTTGACGAACGCGGTCATGTTCGCGCTGCTCCTCGGGCCGAAGCTCGGGGTCTTGTCGGTGCTCATCGCGCAGGCGGTGGCGCCGACGATCCTGCTCTGGGTGCACATGCGCTTCGCGTGGGGCCGCTTCGGGTTCGCGTGGGACCCGGCCACGCTGCGCCGCGCGTTCGCCTTCGGCCTGCCGATGATCGTGCACCTGACGAGCCACTGGGCGCTCGACGCGGCCGACAGGATCATGATCGAGCGCTACCTCGGCCGCGACGCGGTGGGTCTGTACACGGTGGCGTACGGATCGACCAGCACGCTGCTCATGGTGAACGGCTCGGTCAACAGCGCCTACGTCCCGCAGTTCATGCGTGCGCAGGGCAAGCCGGGGCAGGAGGGCTTCATCGCCCGCGCGATCACCTACATGTTGCTGTCGGTGATCGCAGCGACGCTCGGCTTCGTGATCTTCGCGCCGACGGTGATCCGCGCGCTGTACGCGGCGCGCTTCGCCGAGGCGGCGCCGCTGACGTCGATCCTGGCGCTCGCCGCACCGTTGCACGCGCTCTACCTCGTGTACGTCAATGGCCTGTTCCACGGAAACCGCACGCGCATGGTTCCCGTCTTCACGCTGACGGCGGGGCTCGTCAACGTGGGGCTCAACGCGCTGTGGATCCCGCGGCTCGGCATCGCGGGCGCGGCGTGGGCGACGCTCGCGGGGTACGCGGCGCTCGCGGGGCTCTTCCGCCTCGGCGCGACGACGGTCCTCCCGATCCCCCTCGAGCGCGGGCGCCTCCTGCGGCTCGCGGGCGTGTTCATCCTGATCGCTGCGCTGGGGGTGCTCGTCGATGGACGGCTGCCGCTCGCGCTCGAGCTCGGGGCCAAGGTGGCCCTCGCGCTCGCAGCTCCGTTCTTGCTTCTCCTCTCGGGCTTCTTGACCGCCGAGGAGCGCGCCGTGGTCCAGACCCGGATCAAGGCCGTCCTCGCGAAGGTGCGATCATGA